In Salinibacterium sp. dk2585, a single window of DNA contains:
- a CDS encoding DUF3046 domain-containing protein, producing the protein MRLSEFWIAVTEEFGEAYGRMLVHDLVLTELGGVTGEVALRQGASPRDIWVALCRASDVPSDRWHGVGRLREP; encoded by the coding sequence GTGCGTCTGAGTGAGTTCTGGATCGCCGTCACCGAGGAGTTCGGCGAAGCCTATGGCCGGATGCTCGTACACGACCTGGTCTTGACCGAGCTGGGCGGCGTCACCGGCGAGGTGGCGCTCCGCCAGGGCGCTTCTCCGCGCGACATCTGGGTTGCCCTCTGCAGGGCGTCTGACGTGCCGTCGGACCGGTGGCACGGCGTCGGTCGGCTGCGGGAGCCCTGA
- a CDS encoding helix-turn-helix domain-containing protein: protein MVLVRQEIGDVLRDFRLQKGHTLRQVASRASVALGYLSEVERGQKEASSEILASVAEALDTPISVIMHEVGDRMAIIEGLNVIPDTVPEDFGSAFKREFPRNGFGSSIEPGMAVR from the coding sequence ATGGTTCTCGTTCGTCAGGAAATCGGGGACGTTCTGCGGGACTTCCGCCTGCAGAAGGGGCACACCCTCCGTCAGGTTGCGAGCCGCGCCAGTGTGGCGCTCGGCTATTTGAGCGAGGTGGAGCGTGGCCAGAAAGAGGCCAGCTCCGAGATCCTCGCCTCGGTCGCAGAAGCGCTCGACACTCCGATCTCCGTCATCATGCACGAGGTCGGTGATCGCATGGCGATCATCGAGGGCCTCAATGTCATTCCCGACACCGTTCCGGAAGACTTCGGCAGCGCCTTCAAGCGGGAGTTCCCGCGCAACGGCTTCGGGTCGTCCATCGAGCCAGGCATGGCGGTCCGCTGA
- a CDS encoding CinA family protein, producing the protein MTASRELVELLIERRLTIAIAESLTGGLVVSDLIATPGASATVLGGVVAYNTELKRSVLGVDASILNVHGAVHPDVAGQMASLVRDVLAVDGVPADIGVSTTGVAGPDWQDGRQPGTVFIGVAIGSDLRVSSHEFEGDRDAIRRQAADAAVLAVLDRLR; encoded by the coding sequence GTGACTGCTTCACGCGAACTCGTCGAACTGCTGATCGAGCGGCGGCTCACGATCGCCATTGCGGAGTCACTCACGGGAGGGCTTGTGGTGTCCGACCTGATCGCGACGCCCGGGGCATCCGCGACCGTGCTGGGCGGGGTGGTCGCCTACAACACCGAACTCAAGCGCAGCGTGCTGGGCGTCGACGCCTCGATCCTCAATGTGCACGGGGCCGTGCATCCGGATGTCGCGGGCCAGATGGCATCCCTCGTGCGGGATGTACTCGCGGTCGATGGCGTGCCCGCCGACATCGGCGTCTCGACGACGGGCGTCGCTGGGCCAGACTGGCAGGACGGCCGCCAGCCCGGCACTGTTTTCATTGGTGTCGCGATCGGCTCTGATCTCCGCGTCTCGTCGCACGAGTTTGAGGGGGACCGCGACGCGATCCGACGCCAGGCGGCGGATGCCGCAGTGCTCGCGGTGCTCGATCGACTTCGCTGA